One region of Demequina sp. TMPB413 genomic DNA includes:
- the purM gene encoding phosphoribosylformylglycinamidine cyclo-ligase, giving the protein MTGGGAASQGRQEKAGGITYSDAGVDTHAGDKAVELMKDAVARTHGPEVLGGIGAFAGLFDASALKDYRRPLLASSTDGVGTKIVIARQMGVHDTIGQDLVAMVVDDIVVCGAKPLVMTDYIACGKVVPERIADIVRGIAIGCEMAGTALVGGETAEHPGVMEPDDYDVAGAAIGVVEADLLLGPERVREGDVVVAMASSGLHSNGYSLVRKVVDHAGWTLDTQVPELGRSVGAELLEPTRIYARLCVELASSIPGLRAFSHVTGGGLAANVARVMPSGLAAHVARDAWDLPAVFAAVQAAGRVPWNDLESTLNMGVGMVVLVAPEDADALMAASAAAGVPAWVLGAVVADDARTESPDTIRGAKGVRGGAVYLSGTYRY; this is encoded by the coding sequence GTGACGGGCGGCGGTGCGGCCAGCCAGGGCCGTCAGGAGAAGGCAGGCGGAATCACGTACTCCGACGCCGGTGTCGACACCCACGCTGGAGACAAGGCCGTCGAGCTCATGAAGGACGCGGTTGCCCGCACCCACGGACCGGAGGTGCTCGGCGGTATCGGCGCGTTCGCCGGGCTGTTCGACGCCTCGGCCCTCAAGGACTATCGCCGGCCGTTGCTCGCCTCCTCGACCGACGGCGTCGGCACCAAGATCGTGATCGCGCGGCAGATGGGCGTGCATGACACGATCGGCCAAGACCTTGTCGCGATGGTCGTCGACGACATTGTGGTGTGTGGCGCGAAGCCGCTCGTCATGACCGACTACATCGCCTGCGGCAAGGTGGTGCCCGAGCGGATCGCCGACATCGTCCGCGGTATCGCGATCGGTTGTGAGATGGCAGGCACAGCCCTCGTGGGCGGCGAAACTGCGGAGCACCCTGGAGTCATGGAGCCTGACGACTACGACGTCGCGGGCGCAGCCATCGGCGTGGTGGAGGCCGACTTGCTGCTCGGTCCCGAGCGCGTGCGAGAGGGCGACGTGGTCGTGGCGATGGCGTCATCAGGGCTGCATTCCAACGGATACTCCCTGGTGCGCAAGGTGGTCGACCACGCGGGTTGGACTCTCGATACGCAAGTTCCTGAGCTCGGCCGCTCGGTGGGTGCTGAGTTGCTCGAGCCCACTCGGATCTACGCTCGACTGTGCGTGGAGCTCGCCTCCTCGATCCCCGGGCTGCGCGCGTTCTCTCACGTCACCGGAGGCGGGCTTGCGGCGAACGTCGCTCGCGTCATGCCGTCGGGGCTGGCGGCGCACGTGGCGCGCGACGCATGGGACCTCCCCGCCGTGTTCGCGGCGGTCCAGGCTGCTGGGCGTGTGCCTTGGAACGACCTCGAGTCGACGCTCAACATGGGAGTCGGCATGGTCGTCTTGGTGGCTCCAGAGGACGCAGACGCGTTGATGGCGGCGTCAGCAGCGGCTGGCGTGCCCGCATGGGTACTGGGGGCCGTCGTGGCTGACGATGCGCGCACTGAGTCGCCTGACACGATCCGCGGCGCCAAGGGAGTCCGCGGCGGAGCGGTGTACCTCAGCGGCACGTACCGCTACTAG
- a CDS encoding ABC transporter substrate-binding protein, producing the protein MKVQLATVAVSGLLLAGCSSSDDPDTTGTMTTDDGGNMAAGCEAYADYGTFEGDAVELYGTISGVEAEQLEQSITKFEECTGIDVTYNGSDEFETEINIRVEGGNAPDLAIIPQPGLLQRVVGTGAVVAAPESVEANVDEFWSEDWKNYGTVGETFYAAPLMASVKGWVWYSPTEFAEKGYEVPTTWDGLMELTAEMAANPGSGANYAPWCIGFESGTATGWPGTDWIEDIVLRQQGPEAYDAWVAGDLDFTSPEITEAFEAFGAIALDPEYVNGGLGDSASIVDTAFQEAGLQILEGSCSLHHQASFYEAQWPEGTNVDPEGDVWAFLTPKIDEADGDAVTGGGEFVAAFNDNPATVALQTFLASDTWANERVSIGGVISANKGLDPNNASSPIGQESIEILQGEDTVFRFDASDLMPAQVGSSAFWTGMNDYVTGKPLETVLTDIENAWP; encoded by the coding sequence ATGAAGGTTCAGCTTGCTACCGTCGCCGTCTCGGGTCTCTTGTTGGCAGGATGTTCGTCCTCGGACGACCCTGACACCACGGGCACGATGACAACGGACGACGGCGGCAACATGGCGGCGGGCTGCGAGGCCTACGCCGACTACGGAACGTTCGAAGGCGACGCCGTCGAGCTCTACGGCACCATCTCTGGTGTCGAAGCCGAGCAGCTCGAGCAGTCGATCACCAAGTTCGAAGAATGCACCGGTATCGACGTGACGTACAACGGCTCGGATGAGTTCGAGACCGAGATCAACATTCGCGTCGAGGGTGGCAACGCCCCTGACCTGGCGATCATCCCGCAGCCTGGTCTCCTCCAGCGCGTGGTAGGCACCGGCGCGGTCGTTGCCGCTCCTGAGTCGGTCGAGGCGAACGTTGACGAGTTCTGGTCAGAGGACTGGAAGAACTACGGCACCGTGGGTGAGACGTTCTACGCGGCACCGCTCATGGCGTCGGTCAAGGGCTGGGTCTGGTACTCGCCAACCGAGTTCGCCGAGAAGGGCTACGAGGTTCCCACCACGTGGGATGGCCTCATGGAACTGACGGCCGAAATGGCCGCCAACCCAGGCTCGGGCGCCAACTACGCTCCGTGGTGCATCGGCTTCGAGTCCGGCACCGCAACGGGCTGGCCTGGCACCGACTGGATCGAGGACATCGTCTTGCGTCAGCAGGGCCCGGAGGCCTACGACGCGTGGGTTGCCGGCGACCTCGACTTCACGTCGCCTGAGATCACGGAGGCGTTCGAGGCTTTCGGTGCCATTGCACTGGACCCCGAGTACGTCAACGGTGGCCTCGGTGACTCGGCGTCGATCGTGGACACGGCCTTCCAGGAGGCTGGACTGCAGATTCTCGAGGGCAGCTGCTCGCTGCACCACCAGGCTTCGTTCTACGAGGCACAGTGGCCAGAGGGCACCAACGTTGACCCAGAGGGTGACGTCTGGGCATTCCTGACGCCCAAGATCGACGAGGCTGACGGCGACGCCGTCACCGGTGGCGGCGAGTTCGTGGCCGCGTTCAACGACAACCCAGCAACCGTGGCGCTCCAGACGTTCCTTGCGTCCGACACCTGGGCCAACGAGCGCGTCTCGATCGGTGGCGTCATCTCGGCCAACAAGGGTCTCGACCCGAACAACGCCTCCAGCCCCATCGGGCAGGAGTCCATTGAAATCCTGCAGGGCGAAGACACCGTCTTCCGCTTCGACGCATCGGACCTGATGCCTGCACAGGTGGGTTCCTCCGCGTTCTGGACCGGCATGAACGACTACGTCACGGGCAAGCCGCTCGAGACCGTTCTGACGGACATCGAGAACGCTTGGCCGTAA
- a CDS encoding DUF3073 family protein has translation MGRGRQKAKDAKIARQLKYTDHSSDLRELERELIGRPSVPAQPSEDDRRDRWADDDD, from the coding sequence ATGGGGCGCGGCCGTCAGAAGGCAAAAGACGCGAAGATTGCGCGGCAGCTTAAGTACACCGACCACAGCAGTGATCTGCGTGAGTTGGAACGTGAGCTCATCGGTCGGCCGAGCGTGCCCGCGCAACCGTCAGAGGATGACCGACGCGATCGTTGGGCCGACGACGACGACTAG
- a CDS encoding sterol carrier family protein — MAQRRISPSIGRNAVDQIVAARRTPLAASSDSSRVDSPQGSRELFGVDSSITATAVRYLLQELGERAPGRSVEVRVPPFGAVQCIEGTSHRRGTPPAVIEMDAETWVALCTGDVAWADAVREGKARASGERAELSGLLPLV; from the coding sequence ATGGCTCAGCGACGAATCTCTCCCTCGATAGGCCGCAACGCGGTGGACCAGATCGTGGCCGCCCGCCGTACGCCGCTGGCGGCGTCCTCTGACAGTTCCCGTGTGGACTCACCTCAGGGATCGCGGGAGCTGTTCGGCGTGGACTCCTCGATCACGGCCACCGCAGTGAGGTACTTGCTCCAGGAGCTTGGCGAGCGCGCCCCTGGTCGCAGCGTCGAGGTGCGCGTGCCACCGTTCGGGGCGGTGCAGTGCATTGAGGGGACCTCGCACCGACGCGGCACGCCCCCTGCCGTGATCGAAATGGACGCCGAGACGTGGGTAGCTCTGTGCACGGGTGACGTGGCGTGGGCCGACGCCGTCCGCGAGGGCAAGGCGCGAGCGTCGGGCGAGCGAGCTGAATTGTCGGGACTGCTACCGCTGGTCTGA
- the purF gene encoding amidophosphoribosyltransferase, giving the protein MARGDGRLNHDLMPGEKGPQDACGVFGVYAPGEEVAKLTYFGLYALQHRGQESAGIAASDGNKILVFKDMGLVSQVFDEGALEALQGHIAVGHARYSTTGASTWANAQPTLGPTAHGTVAVGHNGNLTNPQELIDLLVAREGMAKRLDLKGGKCTDTAIVTALLGSDEFDTLSETALELLPHVKGAFSFVFMDEHALYAARDPHGVRPLVLGSLPSGGWVVASEIPALDIVGAQFVREVEPGEFLTIDADGVHSQRFAKAEPHGCVFEYVYLARPDTSIAGRSIQAARLEMGRTLAREHPVEADLVIPVPESGTPAAVGYAQASGIPFAQGLTKNAYVGRTFIQPSQTLRQLGIRLKLNPLREVIAGKRLIVVDDTIVRGNTQRAIIAMLRDAGVTEVHVRISAPPVQWPCFYGIDFPTREELASVGKTIEELREYIGADSLGHISLEGMVAATQQAEERLCTACFTGQYPMETPVDARHLLMTQVAK; this is encoded by the coding sequence ATGGCCCGCGGTGACGGACGTCTCAATCACGATCTGATGCCGGGCGAGAAGGGCCCACAGGACGCTTGCGGAGTGTTCGGCGTGTACGCGCCCGGCGAAGAGGTCGCCAAGCTGACCTACTTCGGGCTGTACGCGCTCCAGCACCGCGGTCAGGAGTCCGCTGGCATCGCTGCGTCAGACGGCAACAAGATTCTGGTGTTCAAGGACATGGGGCTCGTGTCCCAAGTGTTCGACGAGGGAGCGCTCGAGGCGCTCCAGGGCCACATCGCCGTGGGGCACGCCCGCTACTCCACGACGGGCGCCTCGACGTGGGCCAATGCCCAGCCGACGCTCGGCCCCACTGCTCACGGCACCGTCGCTGTCGGCCACAACGGCAACCTCACCAACCCCCAAGAACTGATCGACCTGTTGGTTGCGCGCGAGGGGATGGCCAAGCGCCTCGACCTCAAGGGTGGCAAGTGCACCGACACGGCGATCGTGACGGCGCTGCTGGGTTCCGATGAGTTCGACACGCTGTCGGAGACCGCACTTGAGCTGCTGCCTCATGTGAAGGGCGCGTTCTCCTTCGTGTTCATGGACGAGCACGCCTTGTATGCCGCGCGTGACCCTCACGGCGTGCGCCCGCTCGTCCTGGGCTCCTTGCCGTCAGGCGGCTGGGTGGTCGCTTCCGAGATCCCTGCGCTCGACATCGTCGGCGCCCAGTTTGTGCGGGAGGTTGAGCCAGGCGAGTTCCTCACGATCGACGCCGACGGCGTTCACTCCCAGCGCTTCGCCAAGGCCGAGCCGCACGGTTGCGTCTTCGAATACGTCTATTTGGCCAGGCCCGACACCTCGATCGCAGGCCGGTCCATCCAGGCAGCCAGGCTCGAGATGGGTCGGACGCTCGCGCGCGAGCACCCCGTCGAGGCCGACCTCGTGATCCCTGTGCCAGAGTCAGGGACGCCAGCGGCGGTCGGCTACGCCCAGGCGTCTGGAATCCCCTTTGCCCAGGGACTCACCAAGAATGCCTACGTGGGCCGCACGTTCATCCAGCCCTCGCAGACCCTTCGCCAGTTGGGTATCAGGCTCAAGCTCAATCCGCTGCGCGAAGTGATCGCAGGCAAGCGACTGATCGTGGTCGACGACACGATCGTGCGCGGCAATACTCAGCGCGCGATCATCGCAATGCTGCGCGACGCAGGCGTCACCGAGGTTCACGTGCGCATCTCTGCGCCGCCTGTTCAGTGGCCGTGCTTCTATGGCATCGACTTCCCGACGCGCGAGGAGCTTGCGTCGGTTGGCAAGACGATCGAAGAGTTGCGTGAGTACATCGGAGCCGACTCGCTCGGCCACATCTCACTCGAAGGCATGGTTGCCGCCACCCAGCAGGCGGAGGAACGCCTCTGCACAGCGTGCTTCACCGGCCAGTACCCCATGGAGACACCCGTGGACGCGCGCCACCTCCTCATGACGCAGGTCGCCAAGTGA
- a CDS encoding carbohydrate ABC transporter permease, whose protein sequence is MTSTEVPLSLSRGLPMAGLDGEFWETQSSNLLLAAIAIVAFLVVVSLVMFGADLVRGRIRDKVQLVVLIAPVLFLLGVGLIWPAIDTIWLSFNKVVEQPDPTTGIYTTVTQFTGLDNYRFAFTDPTTLRSVINTMIWMVLVPGLSTTIGLAYAVFIDKAKGEKALKSLVFMPMAISFVGASVIWGSVMYDYNQVGSQTGMLNALLSWIGVEPVNFLVESPWNTFFLIVILVWIQTGFAMVIISAAIKGVPAEMNEAASLDGANAWQRFWSITVPSIRATLVVVLTTITIASLKVYDIVRTVTQGRDNTDIVANKMYVLSFVEGREPLGAALAVILFVFVIPIVIYNVRSLNKVKETR, encoded by the coding sequence ATGACGTCGACTGAGGTGCCCTTGTCCTTGTCGCGGGGGCTGCCCATGGCAGGGCTCGATGGCGAGTTCTGGGAAACACAGAGCAGCAATCTGTTGCTCGCCGCAATTGCAATCGTGGCTTTTCTTGTCGTGGTATCGCTCGTCATGTTCGGCGCCGACCTCGTGCGAGGCAGGATCCGCGACAAGGTCCAACTGGTCGTGTTGATCGCACCAGTTCTCTTTCTTCTTGGAGTGGGCCTCATCTGGCCCGCCATCGACACCATCTGGCTGTCGTTCAACAAGGTCGTTGAGCAGCCCGATCCCACGACCGGCATCTACACCACGGTCACTCAGTTCACCGGCCTCGACAACTACCGGTTCGCCTTCACTGACCCGACCACGCTGCGGTCCGTCATCAACACCATGATCTGGATGGTCCTGGTTCCAGGGCTCTCCACCACCATCGGTCTCGCTTACGCGGTCTTCATCGATAAGGCCAAGGGTGAGAAGGCGCTGAAGTCGCTCGTCTTCATGCCGATGGCCATCTCGTTCGTGGGCGCCTCCGTCATCTGGGGCTCGGTCATGTATGACTACAACCAGGTCGGTTCCCAGACGGGCATGCTCAACGCGTTGTTGTCGTGGATCGGCGTTGAGCCCGTGAACTTCCTCGTCGAGTCCCCTTGGAACACGTTCTTCTTGATCGTGATCTTGGTATGGATCCAGACCGGATTCGCCATGGTGATCATCTCGGCCGCGATCAAGGGCGTTCCGGCGGAGATGAACGAAGCCGCCTCTCTTGATGGAGCCAACGCCTGGCAGCGGTTCTGGTCCATTACGGTGCCGTCGATTCGGGCAACCTTGGTGGTGGTGCTCACCACCATCACGATCGCCTCCCTCAAGGTCTACGACATCGTCCGCACAGTGACCCAGGGACGCGACAACACCGACATCGTCGCTAACAAGATGTACGTCTTGAGCTTCGTGGAGGGCCGCGAGCCCCTCGGCGCGGCGCTCGCCGTGATCCTGTTCGTCTTCGTCATTCCGATCGTGATTTACAACGTGCGGTCGCTCAACAAGGTGAAGGAGACGCGCTGA
- a CDS encoding methylated-DNA--[protein]-cysteine S-methyltransferase, translated as MNVGLAHQRFDTPVGSLSVFADANGVVRAAGFRPPAHVAALLPAGLAAEGWAEGSLPHVEEAVGAWLDADAAPLSQVPVAQAGGPFFQEVWQATRGIVAGEPVSYQEVAAAAGRPRAMRAAGTACGHNSIALFVPCHRVIASGGRLGQYGPGGPGIKAALLAFEAGWGDAAVLRAGQEASPDALAPTGGVR; from the coding sequence ATGAATGTTGGTTTGGCGCATCAGCGCTTCGACACACCGGTGGGCAGCCTGAGCGTCTTTGCCGATGCCAACGGCGTGGTGCGCGCCGCTGGGTTCCGACCTCCTGCTCACGTGGCCGCACTGCTGCCGGCGGGCCTGGCCGCAGAGGGCTGGGCGGAAGGCTCGCTTCCGCACGTTGAGGAGGCCGTTGGAGCATGGCTTGACGCCGACGCCGCGCCGCTGTCCCAGGTGCCGGTCGCGCAAGCAGGCGGCCCGTTCTTTCAAGAGGTGTGGCAAGCAACGCGCGGCATCGTGGCGGGCGAGCCCGTCTCGTATCAGGAGGTGGCCGCTGCAGCGGGAAGGCCGCGAGCGATGCGCGCCGCCGGTACGGCGTGTGGTCACAACTCGATCGCGTTGTTCGTGCCATGTCACAGGGTGATCGCGTCGGGCGGGAGGCTGGGACAGTACGGGCCTGGTGGGCCGGGAATCAAGGCGGCGTTGCTGGCTTTTGAGGCGGGCTGGGGCGACGCCGCCGTACTGCGCGCCGGCCAAGAAGCTAGTCCGGATGCCTTGGCGCCGACGGGTGGGGTCCGATGA
- a CDS encoding BldC family transcriptional regulator, producing the protein MADTLHDPEKLLTPSEVAAIFRVDPKTVTRWAKVGKLSSIRTLGGHRRFRELEVRSLLAEAQEQAHSA; encoded by the coding sequence ATGGCTGATACTCTCCATGACCCGGAGAAGCTGCTCACGCCAAGTGAGGTCGCCGCGATTTTCCGCGTAGACCCTAAGACCGTGACCCGATGGGCCAAGGTTGGCAAGCTCTCTTCGATCCGCACGCTGGGTGGTCACCGGCGTTTCCGCGAGCTGGAGGTCCGCTCCTTGCTCGCTGAGGCGCAGGAACAGGCTCACTCCGCTTAG
- a CDS encoding carbohydrate ABC transporter permease, translated as MSVVMPPAGPEATPKPKSARRKTRAGQAKENLTSPWATAAAIIIAMLWTIPTVALFMTALIPGDRYRTDAWWEVLADGDLTFSNFNHVLFQSFGDNSTAPPLLGNVINSIVVTVPSVVFPLVLGLMAAYAFAWIPFRGSNFLFVMIFALQVVPLQLALIPLLRILGPENLGIAGQFPGVWIAHTIFAMPLAVFLLHNFVSQIPSDILEAARVDGASHTQTFFRIIIPLSLPAVASLAIFQFLWVWNDLLVSAVFGGSKTYPLTYPISNLAGDYGQYAYLVPPAAFISMIIPLIVFFSLQRYFVRGLLAGSTKG; from the coding sequence ATGAGTGTTGTGATGCCTCCCGCTGGCCCAGAAGCTACGCCCAAGCCGAAGTCCGCCCGCAGAAAGACCAGGGCAGGCCAGGCCAAGGAGAACCTGACATCGCCATGGGCCACCGCTGCCGCGATCATCATCGCCATGCTGTGGACCATCCCCACGGTGGCCCTCTTCATGACGGCGCTCATTCCCGGCGACCGCTACCGCACCGACGCCTGGTGGGAGGTTCTCGCCGATGGCGACTTGACCTTCTCTAACTTCAACCACGTGTTGTTCCAGTCGTTCGGCGACAACTCCACGGCACCACCGTTGCTCGGCAACGTCATCAACTCGATTGTGGTGACGGTGCCGTCGGTGGTGTTCCCGCTGGTGCTCGGCCTCATGGCGGCCTACGCGTTCGCATGGATCCCGTTTAGGGGCTCGAACTTCCTGTTCGTGATGATCTTCGCTTTGCAGGTGGTGCCGCTGCAGTTGGCGCTCATCCCGCTGCTCAGGATCCTCGGTCCAGAGAACCTCGGCATCGCCGGTCAATTCCCTGGAGTGTGGATAGCGCACACGATCTTCGCCATGCCGCTAGCGGTGTTCCTGTTACACAACTTCGTGTCTCAGATACCCAGCGACATCCTCGAAGCCGCGCGCGTTGACGGCGCCAGCCACACGCAGACGTTCTTCCGGATCATCATCCCGTTGTCGCTGCCCGCAGTGGCGTCGCTGGCGATCTTCCAGTTCCTGTGGGTGTGGAACGACCTGCTCGTATCGGCAGTGTTCGGTGGCAGCAAGACCTATCCACTGACCTACCCGATCTCGAACCTTGCGGGTGACTATGGCCAATACGCCTACCTGGTCCCTCCCGCCGCGTTCATCTCGATGATCATCCCGCTGATCGTGTTCTTCTCGCTTCAGCGGTACTTCGTTCGCGGCCTGCTGGCCGGTTCGACCAAGGGCTAA